One Saccharospirillaceae bacterium DNA window includes the following coding sequences:
- a CDS encoding EAL domain-containing protein, translating to MPSTESKKQLRLLLLGRHTAELATIRQWFAASSEQWQVVAHSASHTSPDCDIVILHLFSNDADFLYQMRDVLEQKPSLVITPDALTKLIPQHSHQLPAEQFHPDNLIEACKALRHDVELSRPSPLERDVFFATLRQLISQQQGAIYLKVLQCRWLTPVNDDHKHWAIRDRIQQEFEHTIQSHAPANAITGRILDDQLVVVSTDYYALQADWFPVNNESQGSAWTIYNSAVLQLTEFKALSTVLQEGVQQIARERLVQEAQFDWNQPQFSLSLYEGLHLALQRDEFFLEFQPQFDSRSGAWVGAEALLRWRHPHLGVIPPTVFIREAENAGLIQALGQWALRETLVAWSEIHQRTGNPIRMAVNVSFPEVADPFYSQQVIELLQQQQIPPHFLELELTETAMMRDASVSLMNLKNLQQFGVHIALDDFGTGFSSLSHLSDLPITGIKLDRAFVAPMADKGPQAHIVSTMLDLAKRLRLETTAEGVEDKQCLELVQKLGCDRIQGYIYSRPLHLEALIQQAESGFISNDFNQRSLF from the coding sequence ATGCCTTCTACTGAAAGCAAGAAACAACTCAGATTATTACTGCTGGGCCGCCATACCGCTGAGCTGGCCACTATCAGGCAATGGTTTGCAGCCAGCAGCGAGCAATGGCAAGTTGTGGCACACTCCGCCAGTCACACCAGCCCTGATTGCGATATCGTGATCCTGCATTTATTCAGTAACGACGCTGATTTTCTATATCAGATGCGCGATGTGCTGGAGCAAAAACCCAGCCTGGTCATTACCCCGGACGCACTGACCAAACTGATTCCCCAGCACAGCCATCAATTACCCGCAGAACAGTTCCACCCGGACAATCTGATCGAGGCTTGCAAAGCACTGCGACACGATGTCGAGTTGAGTCGGCCATCACCGCTGGAGCGTGATGTATTTTTCGCTACTCTGCGCCAACTGATCAGCCAACAACAGGGCGCCATTTACCTGAAGGTACTGCAATGCCGTTGGCTCACACCGGTTAATGACGACCATAAGCATTGGGCGATACGCGACCGGATTCAACAGGAGTTTGAACACACCATCCAAAGCCACGCACCGGCTAATGCCATCACCGGCCGTATTCTGGATGACCAGCTGGTTGTCGTCAGTACCGATTATTACGCGCTGCAAGCCGACTGGTTCCCGGTCAATAATGAAAGTCAGGGCAGTGCCTGGACAATATACAACAGCGCCGTATTGCAGCTGACCGAATTTAAAGCGCTGAGCACCGTGCTGCAGGAAGGTGTGCAGCAAATTGCCCGCGAACGCCTGGTACAGGAAGCCCAGTTTGACTGGAACCAGCCACAATTCAGCCTGAGCCTTTATGAAGGTTTACACCTGGCGTTGCAGCGTGATGAGTTTTTCCTCGAATTCCAGCCACAATTTGACAGCCGCAGCGGTGCCTGGGTGGGCGCAGAAGCTTTGTTGCGCTGGCGCCATCCGCATCTAGGCGTCATCCCTCCGACGGTTTTTATTCGCGAAGCAGAAAATGCCGGACTGATTCAGGCTTTGGGTCAGTGGGCCTTACGGGAGACGCTTGTTGCCTGGTCTGAAATTCATCAGCGCACCGGCAACCCAATCCGTATGGCAGTGAATGTCTCCTTCCCGGAAGTGGCTGACCCGTTTTATTCCCAGCAGGTGATCGAGTTATTACAACAGCAACAGATACCACCACATTTCCTGGAGCTTGAATTAACGGAGACAGCTATGATGCGCGACGCCAGCGTTTCTCTGATGAATCTGAAAAATCTTCAACAGTTTGGTGTGCATATCGCGTTGGATGACTTCGGCACCGGCTTTTCGTCTCTGTCACACCTGAGTGACCTGCCAATTACCGGTATTAAACTGGATCGTGCCTTTGTTGCGCCCATGGCAGACAAAGGTCCGCAGGCCCATATCGTGTCCACGATGCTGGACCTGGCGAAACGGCTACGACTGGAAACTACCGCTGAAGGCGTGGAAGACAAGCAGTGTTTAGAGCTGGTGCAGAAACTGGGATGTGATCGTATTCAGGGCTATATCTATTCCCGCCCGCTGCATCTGGAAGCTTTGATCCAGCAGGCGGAATCTGGCTTTATCAGCAACGATTTTAATCAACGCAGTCTATTCTGA
- a CDS encoding Crp/Fnr family transcriptional regulator has translation MNPDNPDIQFFLSALENNYQCKTGDARFLAKQFACQNLVEKEHLIEAGEIAKDVYFFVDGIFRVYYIDQNGNEVNQQFYQAGEVIAPVFSLTNKEVSPFYLQALTPSRVLVAEYQQLIETGKNSIAWLTAENAILKSVFLKTARREAQMLLGGAEQRYRWFLKENPELAEQLPLYQIASYLNVTPVSLSRLRKKLSQS, from the coding sequence ATGAACCCTGACAACCCGGATATTCAGTTTTTTCTGTCGGCCCTGGAAAACAACTACCAGTGTAAAACCGGTGACGCACGTTTTTTGGCAAAGCAGTTTGCTTGTCAGAACCTTGTCGAAAAAGAACACCTGATCGAAGCAGGAGAGATTGCCAAAGATGTGTATTTCTTTGTGGATGGTATTTTTCGGGTGTACTACATCGACCAGAACGGTAATGAAGTGAATCAGCAGTTTTATCAGGCAGGAGAAGTCATTGCGCCGGTATTTTCGCTAACCAACAAAGAAGTCAGTCCGTTTTATTTACAGGCATTGACGCCAAGCCGGGTATTGGTAGCGGAATACCAACAGCTAATTGAAACCGGCAAAAACAGCATCGCCTGGTTAACCGCAGAAAATGCCATATTGAAATCGGTATTTTTAAAAACAGCTCGGCGTGAAGCACAGATGTTATTGGGTGGGGCAGAGCAGCGATATCGCTGGTTCTTAAAAGAAAACCCGGAACTGGCGGAGCAATTACCCCTGTATCAGATTGCCTCGTATTTAAACGTAACGCCGGTTTCTTTATCCCGATTACGAAAAAAGCTCAGCCAGTCATAA
- a CDS encoding YifB family Mg chelatase-like AAA ATPase encodes MSLARLYTRAQLGIEAPRVCVEVHLSSGLPSLSLVGLPETAVKESKDRVRSAILNSGFEFPAKRITINLAPADLPKDGGRYDLAIALGILVASEQIPGNVLEGHEFIGELALSGELQPIPGVLPAALQTSRAGQTLVLPEPNAEEAALCSSGQFRAAASLQQVSAYLHGQQSLSEVIPIDAGDILRSPFMRDLRDVRGQPQAKRALEISAAGQHNLLFIGPPGTGKTMLASRLPGILPPMSEEEALTSASIYSISNQNHDWQQQWRVRPFRSPHHTASGVALVGGGSKPKPGEISLAHGGVLFLDELPEYSRKVLDVLREPLESGRIVISRANRSITYPANFQLIAAMNPCPCGYFGDPSGRCQCTADQVRRYQGQTSGPLLDRIDLHVEVPPIPTAMLQQAPEGESSEQVQQRIVDARERQLDRQGCINAELTGELRDQMCALAEDDREWLLTAIERLQLSARAYHRVLKIARTIADLQYKEGIERSHLLEALSYRTIDRYLQK; translated from the coding sequence ATGTCACTCGCTCGCCTTTACACCCGTGCGCAATTAGGAATTGAAGCGCCGAGGGTCTGTGTGGAAGTTCACTTGTCCAGCGGTTTACCGTCTCTTTCGTTAGTAGGATTACCAGAAACGGCGGTAAAAGAAAGCAAAGACCGTGTACGCTCTGCCATTCTTAACAGCGGTTTTGAGTTTCCGGCGAAACGCATCACCATCAATCTGGCGCCAGCGGATCTGCCTAAAGATGGTGGTCGATACGATTTGGCGATTGCACTTGGCATTCTGGTGGCATCAGAACAAATTCCCGGCAATGTTCTCGAAGGCCATGAATTTATAGGTGAGTTAGCACTGAGCGGTGAGTTGCAGCCTATTCCTGGGGTACTGCCTGCGGCGTTACAAACTTCGCGCGCCGGACAAACACTGGTATTACCCGAACCCAATGCTGAAGAAGCGGCGTTATGCAGCAGCGGCCAATTCCGCGCGGCGGCATCACTACAACAAGTAAGCGCCTACTTACACGGACAGCAATCACTGAGTGAGGTGATTCCCATTGATGCCGGAGATATCCTCAGATCGCCATTCATGCGTGATTTGCGCGATGTGCGTGGCCAGCCACAGGCGAAGCGTGCGCTGGAGATCTCGGCAGCAGGTCAGCACAATCTGTTGTTTATAGGCCCACCGGGAACCGGTAAAACCATGCTGGCGAGCCGCTTGCCTGGCATATTACCGCCGATGTCGGAGGAGGAGGCACTGACGTCTGCCTCGATCTATTCCATTTCCAATCAAAATCATGACTGGCAACAGCAATGGCGTGTCCGACCGTTTCGTTCTCCGCATCATACGGCTTCAGGTGTGGCGCTGGTGGGAGGGGGCAGCAAACCTAAACCCGGCGAAATATCGTTGGCACATGGTGGCGTGTTGTTCCTTGATGAATTACCGGAATACAGTCGCAAAGTATTGGATGTATTGCGCGAACCGCTGGAGAGTGGTCGGATTGTTATCAGTCGCGCCAATCGTTCGATTACGTATCCAGCCAATTTTCAATTGATCGCTGCAATGAACCCATGTCCCTGTGGCTATTTCGGCGATCCATCCGGGCGCTGTCAGTGTACTGCTGATCAGGTGCGGCGGTATCAGGGCCAAACCTCTGGGCCGCTGCTCGACCGCATTGATTTGCATGTCGAGGTTCCCCCCATACCGACGGCAATGTTGCAACAAGCGCCAGAGGGAGAAAGCTCAGAGCAGGTGCAGCAACGGATTGTAGACGCTCGTGAGCGACAACTTGACCGTCAGGGGTGTATCAATGCCGAACTCACCGGTGAGTTGCGAGATCAGATGTGTGCCCTGGCAGAAGATGATCGTGAGTGGTTACTTACAGCAATTGAGCGGTTGCAGCTGTCGGCACGGGCTTATCATCGGGTGTTAAAAATTGCCCGTACCATTGCCGATCTGCAATACAAAGAAGGGATTGAACGCTCACATTTGCTGGAAGCGCTGAGTTATCGCACTATTGATCGGTACTTACAAAAGTAG
- the rep gene encoding DNA helicase Rep, giving the protein MVDLSQLNPRQREAAKYIDGPLLVLAGAGSGKTSVITRKIAYLIGSCGIKPHHIAAVTFTNKAAREMKERVSSLVGKGGAKGLTVSTFHNLGLNIIRFEHKTAGYKPGFSILDQDDCKSIIRDVMHREHGDDGDMIDLVQNAISNLKNDLYEPQQALEMATSPQEMMIAQTYEVYQRMLKAYNAVDFDDLIMAPTLLFMKHEEVLARWQKKIRYLLVDEYQDTNTSQYELVKLLVGNRTGLTVVGDDDQSIYAWRGAKPENLSLLKKDFPTLKLVKLEQNYRSTGLILNAANKVIDNNPHEFEKKLWSDQGYGDQIRILKCRNDEVESERIATEIVERRLRYGGGYKDFAVLYRGNHQSRAIEMKLQAYQVPYKLNGGQSFFGRNEIKDIMGYLRLLINPSDDAAFLRIINTPRREIGPTTIEKLSEYSAMRGISMMSATTEMGLEQVLMPKAMDRLRRFGHWLENITKNAYTDDPVSAIKEMISDIDYEGYLLQNSGTPNQAERRMKNVWFLIDSISKMIEKAEEEGDEVTIEDAVGKLILRDMMEQQEQEDETDQVQLMTLHASKGLEFPHVYIMGMEEELMPHRNSIEADTIEEERRLMYVGITRAKRTLALTYAGKRRQYGEAVSTTHSRFLDELPADDITWEGRTETSEEEQKQRGQETLSSLRNMLADF; this is encoded by the coding sequence GTGGTCGATTTAAGCCAGCTCAACCCGCGCCAACGTGAAGCCGCGAAATACATCGATGGCCCACTGCTGGTACTTGCCGGAGCTGGTTCGGGGAAAACTTCCGTAATTACCCGAAAAATCGCTTACCTGATCGGTAGTTGTGGCATCAAACCTCACCATATCGCAGCGGTAACCTTCACCAACAAAGCCGCGCGCGAAATGAAAGAGCGGGTTAGCTCGCTGGTGGGTAAAGGGGGGGCCAAAGGTTTAACGGTGTCTACCTTCCATAACCTTGGCCTTAATATTATCCGGTTCGAGCATAAAACCGCCGGTTACAAACCGGGTTTTTCGATTCTTGACCAGGATGACTGCAAAAGCATTATTCGCGACGTAATGCATCGTGAGCACGGTGATGACGGCGATATGATTGATCTGGTGCAGAACGCCATTTCTAATCTGAAGAACGACCTGTACGAGCCGCAACAAGCGCTCGAAATGGCCACCAGTCCACAGGAGATGATGATCGCCCAGACCTACGAGGTCTATCAGCGTATGTTGAAGGCTTATAACGCTGTCGACTTCGATGACCTGATTATGGCGCCCACTCTGCTGTTTATGAAGCATGAAGAGGTGTTAGCCCGGTGGCAAAAGAAAATCCGCTATCTGCTGGTGGATGAATATCAGGATACCAACACCAGCCAGTATGAGCTGGTTAAACTGTTGGTAGGTAATCGTACTGGTCTGACGGTCGTTGGTGACGACGACCAATCTATTTATGCCTGGCGGGGCGCCAAACCGGAAAATCTGTCGTTACTCAAAAAAGATTTCCCAACGTTAAAACTGGTGAAGCTGGAACAGAATTATCGGTCCACGGGCCTGATTCTGAATGCCGCCAACAAGGTCATTGATAACAACCCCCACGAATTCGAGAAAAAACTCTGGTCGGATCAGGGTTATGGCGATCAGATCCGTATTCTCAAATGTCGCAACGATGAAGTGGAATCGGAACGCATTGCTACCGAAATAGTCGAGCGGCGTTTGCGTTATGGCGGTGGCTATAAAGACTTTGCTGTGTTGTATCGTGGTAATCACCAGTCACGTGCGATTGAAATGAAATTGCAAGCCTATCAGGTGCCATACAAATTGAATGGTGGGCAGTCGTTTTTTGGTCGCAATGAAATTAAAGACATCATGGGTTATCTGCGTTTGTTAATTAATCCAAGTGATGATGCGGCATTTCTGCGGATTATTAATACGCCACGGCGTGAAATCGGTCCAACCACCATTGAAAAGCTCAGTGAATATTCAGCCATGCGCGGTATCTCCATGATGTCTGCGACAACTGAAATGGGGCTGGAGCAGGTATTAATGCCAAAAGCGATGGATCGCTTACGTCGTTTTGGCCACTGGCTGGAAAACATTACTAAAAATGCTTACACCGATGATCCGGTATCGGCGATTAAGGAAATGATTTCTGATATCGATTACGAAGGGTATTTATTACAGAATTCCGGTACCCCGAATCAGGCCGAACGACGTATGAAAAATGTCTGGTTCCTGATCGATTCAATCTCAAAAATGATCGAAAAAGCCGAAGAAGAAGGGGATGAAGTCACCATTGAAGATGCCGTCGGTAAGTTAATTCTGCGCGACATGATGGAGCAACAGGAGCAAGAGGACGAAACCGACCAGGTACAGCTTATGACGTTGCACGCATCCAAAGGTCTGGAGTTTCCACATGTTTATATCATGGGGATGGAAGAGGAGTTGATGCCCCATCGCAACAGCATTGAAGCCGATACCATCGAGGAGGAAAGGCGCCTGATGTACGTGGGTATTACCCGGGCAAAGCGCACTCTGGCATTAACTTATGCTGGTAAACGTCGCCAATACGGCGAAGCGGTATCAACCACTCATTCGCGATTTCTCGATGAATTACCCGCAGATGATATTACCTGGGAAGGTCGTACAGAAACGTCGGAGGAAGAACAGAAACAACGTGGTCAGGAAACTTTGTCGAGTCTGCGTAATATGCTGGCTGATTTCTAG
- a CDS encoding NADPH-dependent 2,4-dienoyl-CoA reductase, translating to MTTQAANPHYPKLLEPLDLGFTTLKNRVLMGSMHTGLEEEKNGLERMAAFFAERARGGVSLIVTGGFGPSAHAATHPQTNIIQSDEQAKEHRVITDAVHAEDGKICMQILHTGRYAFNPQSVAPSAVQAPINPFKPRELADNEIDNEINDIVQLAKFAQVGGYDGVEIMGSEGYFINQFLAQRTNQRDDEWGGEYENRMRLAVEVVRRTREAVGENFIIIYRLSMLDLVEGGSTYEEALALGKAIEQAGATIINTGIGWHEARIPTIATKVPRAAFTWVTAKFRDHLNIPVITSNRINTPEVAEEVLERGDADMVSMARPFLADPFFVQKAQEGRGDEINTCIGCNQACLDHVFSGKLTSCLVNPRACHETEMIMTDAPVKKKIAVIGAGPAGLGFSTTAAERGHDVTLFDASSEIGGQFNVAKQVPGKEEFYETLRYFKKQIELTGVTLELNSPISVEQLNASDFDEVILATGINPRTPEIEGINHNKVLSYLDVLRDKKPVGKNVAVIGAGGIGFDVSEYLAHKGEATSQNIPAFMREWGVDMTLEARGGIEGIEAQPGTGERNIFLLQRKTSKVGGKLGKTTGWIHRTGLKNKGVNMIPGCEYLKVDDQGLHIRVGEDIKVLEVDNVVVCAGQDPARALTEGLEKSYHLIGGADVAAELDAKRAIDQGTRLALSL from the coding sequence ATGACCACACAAGCTGCTAATCCGCATTACCCTAAGCTGTTAGAACCACTGGATTTGGGTTTCACCACGCTGAAGAACCGCGTGTTAATGGGCTCCATGCACACCGGCCTGGAAGAAGAGAAGAACGGTCTGGAACGCATGGCTGCCTTCTTTGCAGAACGTGCCCGTGGTGGTGTCAGCCTAATCGTTACGGGTGGCTTTGGTCCCAGCGCTCACGCGGCGACCCACCCACAAACCAATATCATCCAAAGCGACGAACAAGCCAAAGAGCATCGTGTGATTACCGATGCAGTTCACGCCGAAGACGGCAAAATCTGTATGCAGATTCTGCACACCGGCCGTTATGCCTTTAACCCTCAGTCGGTTGCACCGTCGGCCGTACAGGCACCCATCAACCCGTTTAAGCCACGTGAGCTGGCAGACAACGAAATCGACAATGAAATTAACGACATTGTACAACTGGCCAAATTTGCTCAGGTCGGCGGTTACGACGGTGTCGAGATCATGGGTTCCGAAGGGTACTTTATTAACCAATTCCTGGCTCAGCGTACCAACCAGCGTGACGACGAATGGGGCGGTGAATACGAAAACCGTATGCGTCTGGCGGTTGAAGTGGTGCGTCGTACCCGTGAAGCGGTGGGCGAGAACTTTATTATTATTTACCGCTTATCCATGCTCGATCTGGTCGAAGGCGGCAGCACCTATGAGGAAGCGCTGGCGTTGGGTAAAGCCATCGAACAGGCCGGTGCCACCATTATTAATACCGGTATCGGCTGGCACGAAGCGCGTATTCCAACCATCGCCACCAAGGTGCCACGTGCGGCATTTACCTGGGTAACGGCGAAATTCCGCGACCATCTGAATATTCCGGTAATCACCTCTAACCGTATTAACACCCCGGAAGTGGCAGAAGAAGTGCTCGAACGTGGCGATGCCGATATGGTATCGATGGCGCGCCCATTCCTGGCCGATCCGTTCTTTGTGCAAAAAGCGCAGGAAGGTCGTGGTGATGAAATTAATACCTGTATTGGCTGTAACCAGGCCTGTCTTGACCACGTATTCAGCGGCAAGTTGACCTCTTGTCTGGTGAACCCACGTGCTTGCCATGAAACCGAAATGATCATGACCGATGCCCCGGTGAAGAAAAAGATCGCGGTAATTGGCGCAGGCCCTGCGGGTTTGGGTTTCTCCACCACCGCCGCAGAACGTGGTCACGACGTTACTCTGTTTGATGCCTCAAGCGAAATTGGCGGTCAGTTTAATGTAGCGAAACAGGTTCCGGGAAAAGAAGAGTTTTACGAAACCCTGCGTTACTTCAAAAAACAAATTGAATTAACCGGTGTAACACTGGAATTAAACAGCCCGATTTCGGTTGAACAGTTAAATGCCAGCGACTTTGATGAAGTAATTCTGGCCACCGGTATTAACCCACGTACGCCAGAGATCGAAGGCATCAACCACAATAAAGTTCTGAGCTACCTGGACGTATTGCGCGATAAAAAACCTGTGGGTAAAAACGTTGCTGTGATTGGTGCTGGCGGTATCGGTTTCGATGTTTCTGAATACCTGGCCCACAAAGGTGAAGCCACCAGCCAGAACATCCCGGCCTTTATGAGGGAATGGGGGGTGGATATGACATTGGAAGCCCGTGGAGGCATTGAAGGTATCGAAGCTCAACCTGGTACCGGCGAGCGCAATATCTTCCTGCTGCAACGTAAAACTTCCAAAGTAGGTGGCAAGCTGGGTAAAACCACTGGCTGGATTCACCGTACCGGCCTGAAAAACAAAGGCGTGAATATGATTCCGGGTTGTGAATACCTGAAGGTTGACGACCAGGGGCTGCATATTCGCGTTGGTGAAGACATCAAAGTGCTGGAAGTGGATAACGTGGTTGTCTGTGCCGGTCAGGACCCTGCCCGTGCATTAACCGAAGGTCTGGAGAAGTCGTATCACTTAATTGGTGGTGCCGACGTCGCAGCGGAACTGGATGCCAAACGTGCCATCGATCAGGGCACACGGTTAGCTCTATCGCTGTAA